The following proteins are co-located in the Pomacea canaliculata isolate SZHN2017 linkage group LG8, ASM307304v1, whole genome shotgun sequence genome:
- the LOC112571175 gene encoding pecanex-like protein 1 isoform X1 has protein sequence MGSHILDILRQGIWASLTGGWFYDPQHDIFCNTVHLYMWMFLLAFPFVLYLTLDPTLVTWGIYCFVIGVAFTLVKLTNFKLHHVFNTGEVVEEDGKSENAESEDAVAKTSENRSIDKRECIEMTTIRIGHLAGGESTTEGDAELLTTRTKEPYVTHTEQEEIMNAGKGKAPLAEIEDGEIFSGAALMPFKEISPDSSLNENEINLGWRCGQNVPLTFTTQADIELLPHGSDCTQQSKAYKVESDFDPSSEHIPHHRLKHDPRLSHSTASAQDTSNSPILSTFRPIQPFHMSLPQRLRVIRAGESASESPRVHRPSSDSVIVTSSVDNDSARTRRKIHREGGFRIKHRSKNPRTLQGEQGHGKVTKRRESHSLSLPRRPNIARSLSLSALSFKERKQQQQQQMQQQYQHHNHHSSGSDISDISSGELPQVITLVSGMCDSRLSQLDSGRTTDSGSTLVDKVQAPSLGIMEAYHQDSGIRNRKDQNAVSHQQVGEEGTGTIAAACCQDISSNRNMQQLYHHDDDSFTSADTTDSTSTMTNEDESSYELSSDHHPVSYQPLVGLECTTTPSSPSADELELMRSKGAIPKHYQRHSTHQTWKESTPAAAVSVSASKTKGQPEVLSTSPGSTDLSDPEEIRRKIIEILCDPDEHTEEIKQLQKLVKLRKNQGVTYDNQHKGKATEAKTRPEDAGRSRRLVGRDGTPPVLFSTEEESKATIPTEFSALLPGSMDKGKADQAVSKKERRRRKPRPVKRRKDSPPPSVLTNMMLGTGAHLAASHDDTTDGAIHWFRDESGVWMSYVFGENSAGVATGIVEPDTWSESLSEKWSISSSGSSSTDVIETPQSEDRGDGILRNISLRGSLPVLAPSGDARSTQNMLHSYVQALLERNRTGLSECSSETDTTHANTHTTDKPRHFYKLWCFKKTFLKIRFDRLALLALLDRNLSLVEAGIAVLMAIAVGALGALVLTSNFYHDLWIFVFCFVVASCQYCLLKSVQPDAASPMHGYNHVIVFSRPFYFCLCCGLVVLLDYASKMAVPEPISVYGLSFTVASSLICARDFLLIFILCFPLLFTVGLLPQVNTFVMYILEQVDMHVFGGNASTGLVASTYCICRSVLSICILYGFAYGALEDVGKKHDCQKLGHEAAQNVLFSVLCGLMVALAYHLSRSASDPSTLWLLIKDSLIRQDVPDSEGTNKEELVDPLPRKLKSCLLQRLQSDLIVCIGATIFVFAVHVSTAFTSPVLQPVLSDVLYLMAASLGFIVHYIIPQLRKETPWLCFAHPFLKNREWDFFEVREPAKVMAFEKLFLALRFIERNIMYPVVFLCAVTTSAPHIVCKFKNFVGPLLVVVCGMKMLRFAMSDAPRQYMIITFTYFFFKYDYRTSTETFLIDYFFVSILFCKFSDLMLKMKFIITYIAPWQITWGSAFHAFAQPFSVPHSAMLFLQTAVSSIFSTPLNPFLGSAIFITSYVRPIKFWERDYNTKRVDHSNTRLASQLERNPGADDNNLNSIFYEHLTRSLQHSLCGDLLLGRWGGYTQGDCFIMASDYLNALVHIIEVGNGLVTFQLRGLEFRGTYCQQREVEAITEGIEDNEGFCCLEPGHLPHFLSLNATFNQRWLAWEVVVAKYVLEGYSISDISAASMLQVYELRKALITYYIKSIIYYTVRSPRLEEWTENLSIRQGLRTTADDNYVDLDPTFNAHVDEDYDHRLSGISRQSFCNMYLQWIQHCASRQDRETESDKSSMLVSLCYALSLLGRRALGAASNNSSRLFSVDVDFFLYGLHALFKGDFRITSPRDEWVFADMELMRRVVAPAIRMSLKLHQDHFTSPDDYEDNGALYDAITSYEQSMVISHEADPAWRNAVLSNVPSLLALRHVYDDGSDEYKIIMLNKRYLSFRVVKVNRECVRGLWAGQQQELIFLRNRNPERGSIQNAKQALRNMINSSCDQPIGYPIYVSPLTTSYSSTHEQLAGLPVVGGEFGLNSIKSFFKSAWQQMRRRCDATCAGGSSSLDMDHFCSGSHQATASALSQPCFGPGSTPAGICPMVTGGGLPTDIPLQNLGNRGSLVSTASSTSKPNALASLANLITDPALRDPPAQRVRIMDPAQVFDSINQGRLTDVQWPREDWRLKGGKGYWGEWVPRVGMEGTVVHRWQPGHRDVTRRSHLDKTILLMQLHDRYVPIAESGVIDLGAEV, from the exons ATGGGATCACACATATTAGACATTCTCCGTCAAGGAATTTGGGCATCCTTGACGGGAGGATGGTTCTATGATCCTCAACATGATATCTTCTGTAACACAGTGCATTTGTACATGTGGATGTTCTTACTGGCGTTTCCCTTCGTGCTATATTTG ACTCTGGATCCTACTTTAGTCACATGGGGAATCTACTGTTTTGTAATAGGAGTAGCATTCACATTAGTAAAGCTAACCAACTTTAAACTACATCATGTCTTCAATACTGGAGAAGTGGTAGAAGAAGATGGAAAATCAGAAAATGCTGAATCTGAGGATGCTGTTGCAAAGACTTCTGAAAACAG AAGCATTGATAAAAGAGAGTGCATTGAAATGACTACCATCCGCATTGGTCATTTAGCTGGAGGAGAAAGCACTACAGAAGGTGATGCTGAACTATTAACTACCAGAACCAAAGAGCCATATGTAACTCATACTGAGCAGGAAGAAATCATGAATGCTGGCAAAG GCAAGGCACCTTTAGCTGAGATCGAGGATGGAGAGATTTTTTCAGGAGCTGCATTAAtgccttttaaagaaatcaGCCCAGATAGCAGTTTGAATG aaaatgaaattaaccTTGGCTGGCGTTGCGGACAAAATGTTCCATTGACCTTTACAACACAAGCTGATATTGAACTTCTTCCACATGGATCAGATTGTACACAGCAGAGTAAGGCTTATAAGGTAGAGAGTGATTTTGATCCGTCCTCTGAGCACATTCCTCATCATCGACTCAAGCATGATCCAAGACTTTCACACAGTACTGCGAGTGCGCAGGACACCAGCAACTCTCCTATACTTAGCACTTTTAGACCTATTCAGCCATTTCATATGTCTCTCCCTCAACGGCTTAGAGTTATCCGTGCAGGTGAATCTGCTTCTGAGTCACCTCGTGTGCATCGTCCAAGTAGTGACAGTGTGATTGTGACAAGCAGTGTAGATAATGATTCAGCAAGGACAAGGCGGAAAATTCATAGGGAAGGGGGTTTCCGAATTAAACACAGATCCAAAAATCCCAGAACCTTGCAGGGTGAGCAGGGACATGGAAAGGTTACTAAGCGGAGAGAATCCCATTCCCTGTCTTTACCAAGGCGGCCAAACATTGCAAGGTCTCTTTCATTATCAGCATTAtcctttaaagaaagaaagcaacaacaacagcagcaaatgCAGCAGCAATATCAACACCACAACCACCATTCAAGTGGCAGTGACATATCAGACATCAGCTCTGGAGAACTGCCTCAGGTTATCACATTAGTTTCTGGAATGTGTGATTCTCGTTTGTCTCAGTTGGATAGTGGAAGGACAACAGACTCAGGTTCTACATTAGTAGACAAAGTGCAGGCACCCAGTCTTGGCATAATGGAAGCATATCACCAAGACTCTGGAATACGAAATAGAAAAGATCAGAATGCTGTTTCACATCAGCAAGTTGGAGAGGAAGGGACAGGAACTATCGCTGCTGCATGCTGCCAGGACATCAGCAGTAACAGAAACATGCAACAGCTatatcatcatgatgatgactCCTTCACATCAG cggATACCACAGATTCCACCAGCACGATGACCAATGAAGATGAAAGTTCTTACGAATTAAGCTCTGATCATCACCCTGTGAGCTATCAGCCACTGGTAGGACTAGAATGCACCACCACACCGAGCAGTCCGTCTGCTGATGAGCTTGAACTGATGCGTAGCAAAGGAGCCATTCCTAAGCACTACCAAAGGCATTCCACGCATCAGACCTGGAAAGAGTCcacacctgctgctgctgtcagtgtGTCAGCTTCTAAGACAAAAGGTCAGCCAG AAGTTTTATCCACAAGCCCTGGTTCTACTGACCTGTCAGATCCAGAAGAAATCCGGCGAAAAATCATAGAAATCCTGTGTGACCCAGATGAGCacactgaagaaataaaacagttgcAGAAGCTTGTGAAATTAAGAA AGAATCAAGGAGTTACTTACGATAATCAGCATAAAGGGAAAGCAACAGAAG CCAAAACTCGCCCTGAGGATGCAGGGCGAAGCAGGAGATTGGTGGGAAGGGATGGGACCCCTCCTGTCCTGTTCAGTACAGAGGAAGAATCCAAGGCTACCATTCCTACAGAGTTCTCTGCCCTTCTTCCAGGCAGCATGGACAAAGGGAAAGCTGACCAAGCAGTGTccaagaaagaaag GCGTAGACGCAAACCAAGACCAGTGAAAAGGAGAAAGGATTCCCCACCACCGTCTGTGCTGACCAACATGATGCTTGGGACTGGTGCCCATTTGGCAGCATCTCATGATGATACAACTGATGGTGCTATTCATTGGTTTAGAGATGAATCTG GTGTCTGGATGTCGTATGTTTTTGGTGAGAACAGTGCTGGTGTGGCAACTGGAATTGTTGAACCAGACACTTGGTCAGAATCACTGTCAGAAAA GTGGTCTATAAGCTCAAGTGGATCCAGCTCCACAGATGTAATAGAAACTCCTCAGTCAGAGGACCGGGGAGATGGTATCTTGCGAAACATAAGTCTTCGAGGTTCTTTACCAGTGCTGGCCCCCAGTGGAGATGCCCGCTCCACTCAGAATATGCTGCATTCATACGTTCAAGCTCTTTTGGAACGCAATCGCACTGGTTTGTCAGAATGCTCGTCGGAAACTGACACCACACATGCCAATACGCACACCACTGACAAGCCCAGGCATTTCTACAAATTGTGGTGcttcaaaaaaacttttttgaaaattagATTCGACAGGCTAGCTTTGTTAGCGCTCCTTGACAG aAACCTTTCACTGGTGGAGGCTGGCATTGCAGTACTTATGGCAATAGCTGTGGGGGCATTGGGAGCCCTTGTGCTGACCTCAAATTTTTATCATGACCTATGGatctttgtcttctgctttgTCGTAGCTAGTTGTCAGTACTGCTTACTCAag AGTGTTCAGCCTGATGCAGCTTCTCCAATGCAT GGTTACAATCATGTTATTGTGTTCAGCCGTCCATTTTACTTCTGCTTGTGCTGTGGATTAGTGGTGCTCCTGGATTATGCTAGCAAGATGGCTGTTCCAGAACCCATCTCTGTTTATGGCCTTTCCTTTACTGTTGCCTCATCGCTTATATGTGCTCGAGACTTCCTTCTCA TTTTCATCTTGTGCTTTCCACTGCTGTTTACTGTTGGACTGCTACCTCAAGTCAATACTTTTGTTATGTACATACTGGAACAAGTAGACATGCATGTCTTTGGCGGAAATG CATCAACGGGTCTTGTTGCTTCGACATACTGCATTTGCCGTAGTGTGCTATCCATCTGTATCTTGTATGGATTTGCCTATGGTGCATTAGAG GATGTTGGAAAAAAGCATGATTGCCAGAAGCTTGGCCATGAAGCAGCACAGAATGTTCTTTTCTCAGTTTTGTGTGGGTTGATGGTAGCTCTAGCTTATCACCTCAGTCGCAGTGCCAGTGACCCTTCCACACTTTG GCTGCTGATTAAAGATTCTTTGATCAGACAAGACGTGCCTGATTCTGAAGGTACTAACAAAGAAGAACTTGTTGATCCCCTCCCAAGAAAGTTGAAGTCTTGCCTG CTACAGAGGCTCCAATCAGACTTGATAGTGTGCATAGGAGCaacaatatttgtatttgctgtTCATGTCAGCACAGCTTTCACAAGTCCTGTTCTTCAG CCTGTGCTGAGTGATGTACTGTACCTCATGGCTGCATCTCTAGGATTCATAGTACATTACATTATTCCACAATTGCGCAAAGAGACACCATGGTTGTGCTTTGCACATCCATTTCTCAAGAATCGTGAGTGGGATTTCTTTGAAGTGAGGG aACCAGCCAAAGTGATGGCCTTTGAGAAGTTGTTCCTTGCACTACGCTTCATTGAGCGCAACATCATGTACCCTGTAGTCTTTTTGTGTGCTGTGACAACCTCAGCACCACACATTGTATGCAAGTTTAAGAATTT TGTGGGACCCTTGCTGGTGGTGGTTTGTGGGATGAAGATGTTAAGGTTTGCCATGTCAGATGCCCCTCGCCAATACATGATCATCACGTTTAcctattttttcttcaaatatgaTTACCGTACATCAACAGAGACATTCCTTATAGACTACTTCTTCGTGTCTATTCTGTTCTGTAAG TTCAGTGATTTGATGCTGAAGATGAAATTCATCATCACCTACATCGCTCCTTGGCAGATCACATGGGGCTCTGCATTCCATGCCTTTGCACAGCCGTTTAGTGTTCCCC ATTCAGCTATGTTGTTTCTACAGACAGCTGTATCCTCCATATTCTCTACACCACTGAACCCATTTTTGGGAAGTGCCATTTTCATCACATCATATGTTCGTCCAATCAAGTTTTGGGAAAGAGATTACAA cACAAAACGTGTAGATCACAGTAATACTCGCCTTGCTTCACAGTTGGAGAGAAATCCAG GTGCTGATGATAACAACCTCAACTCCATCTTCTATGAACATCTGACTCGCTCGCTACAGCATTCATTGTGTGGTGATTTGCTTTTGGGCCGCTGGGGTGGCTACACTCAGGGAGATTGCTTCATCATGGCTTCAGACTATCTCAATGCTCTTGTTCACATTATTGAGGTGGGCAATGGTCTCGTCACATTCCAGCTCCGAGGTTTGGAGTTCAGAG GAACTTACTGCCAGCAGCGGGAAGTTGAAGCCATAACAGAGGGAATAGAGGACAATGAAG GATTCTGTTGTTTAGAGCCAGGCCATCTTCCACATTTCCTGTCACTAAATGCAACATTCAACCAGCGCTGGCTAGCTTGGGAAGTTGTGGTTGCCAAGTACGTATTGGAAGGTTATTCCATCTCAGATATCTCTGCTGCCTCCATGTTGCAAGTGTATGAACTGCGCAAGGCACTTATTACCTACTACATTAAG AGCATTATTTATTACACTGTTCGCTCTCCTCGGTTGGAGGAATGGACGGAAAATCTAAGTATACGCCAAGGTCTCCGAACAACAGCAGATGACAATTATGTTGACCTAGACCCAACCTTCAATGCACATGTCGATGAGGACTATGATCACCGACTTTCTGGCATCTCCCGGCAGTCCTTTTGCAACATGTACCTTCAGTGGATTCAGCACTGTGCATCACGCCAAGACAGA GAAACAGAAAGTGACAAGAGTTCTATGCTTGTGTCACTGTGCTACGCCCTAAGTCTTTTGGGTCGTCGTGCCCTAGGAGCTGCCTCTAATAACTCGTCCAGGTTATTTTCAGTCGA cGTGGATTTCTTCCTGTATGGGCTGCATGCTCTCTTCAAAGGAGACTTCCGTATCACTTCACCAAGAGATGAGTGGGTTTTTGCTGACATGGAGCTAATGAGGAGAGTGGTAGCCCCTGCTATCAGAATGTCACTGAAACTGCATCAG gatcaCTTCACATCCCCAGACGATTATGAGGACAATGGTGCACTGTATGATGCAATTACATCTTATGAGCAAAGTATGGTTATCTCCCATGAAGCTGATCCAGCTTGGAGAAATGCGGTCTTGTCAAATGTGCCATCATTGCTGGCACTGag GCATGTGTATGATGATGGCTCTGATGAATACAAAATCATCATGCTGAACAAGCGCTACCTTAGCTTCCGGGTGGTGAAG GTGAACAGAGAGTGTGTCCGTGGTCTGTGGGCGGGTCAGCAGCAAGAACTCATCTTCCTGCGTAACCGCAACCCAGAGCGAGGAAGCATCCAGAATGCAAAGCAAGCACTACGCAACATGATAAATTCATCATGTGACCAGCCTATAGGCTATCCCATCTATGTGTCGCCTCTCACAACCTCGTACTCTTCCACGCATGAGCAACTGGCAGGACTGCCAGTTGTTGGTGGAGAGTTTGGTCTCAACAGCATCAAATCCTTTTTCAAGTCCGCATGGCAACA GATGCGCCGACGGTGTGATGCCACATGCGCAGGGGGTAGCTCATCTTTGGACATGGATCACTTTTGCTCTGGTAGTCATCAGGCAACTGCTTCTGCTCTCA GCCAACCTTGTTTTGGACCAGGTAGCACTCCAGCAGGGATTTGCCCCATGGTAACAGGTGGTGGCTTACCAACTGACATTCCACTTCAGAACCTAGGCAACCGTGGTAGCCTGGTGTCAACTGCCTCTAGCACCAGCAAACCTAATGCCCTGGCATCCCTTGCTAATCTCATCACTGATCCAGCTCTTCGAGATCCTCCTGCCCAGCGTGTTCGG ATTATGGACCCAGCTCAGGTGTTTGACTCGATCAACCAGGGACGTCTTACAGATGTGCAATGGCCACGTGAGGACTGGCGGCTGAAAGGTGGTAAGGGTTACTGGGGCGAATGGGTGCCTCGTGTGGGTATGGAAGGAACTGTGGTGCATCGGTGGCAACCTGGCCACCGCGATGTTACAAGACGCTCACACCTTGACAAAACCATTCTGCTGATGCAGCTTCATGATCGTTATGTGCCTATTGCGGAGTCAGGCGTGATTGATTTAGGGGCTGAAGTATGA